The Bacteroidales bacterium WCE2008 genome includes a region encoding these proteins:
- a CDS encoding Linear amide C-N hydrolases, choloylglycine hydrolase family — translation MKTGTKIALGIVAVLLLGIGLFIYGGMKMFGDEINAIRSLRQIEEGVYTYSFKGDYGFKGFLEQGGAKTDSEMAAYIARFMSHGYMDVNVPAPSDQEFGCSSIQSDRLFARNFDFKNEGQNIVIIKTQPDDGYKSISTSTFGFIGNGSDWAPKGGMDGFIALATIYIPLDGINEKGVCIADLVEIDGDITPFDTEKPDLTIVGAIRLVLDYAASVDEAIDLIGKYDIHPSIGTSHHLAIADDSRSVVVEWKGGEMHVTDTPVVTNHCIWEVRENPETVNSYERLAKLAGYSPKTYEESLGAISSVSYEGWTLWSVIYDRSELAGHWYKARDWDNPIDFTL, via the coding sequence ATGAAAACAGGAACAAAGATCGCTCTCGGAATAGTAGCTGTCCTGCTGCTGGGAATCGGCCTCTTTATCTACGGAGGCATGAAAATGTTTGGAGATGAAATTAATGCCATCAGGTCGCTGCGGCAGATCGAAGAAGGCGTCTATACATACTCCTTCAAGGGAGATTACGGTTTCAAAGGCTTCCTCGAACAAGGCGGCGCCAAGACCGATTCCGAGATGGCTGCCTATATAGCCCGCTTCATGTCGCACGGGTACATGGACGTCAACGTCCCGGCTCCGTCCGATCAGGAATTTGGCTGTTCGTCCATCCAGAGCGACCGCCTCTTCGCCCGCAACTTCGACTTCAAGAACGAAGGCCAGAATATTGTGATCATAAAGACGCAGCCCGACGATGGATATAAGTCCATATCTACCAGCACCTTCGGCTTTATCGGCAACGGCAGCGACTGGGCCCCGAAGGGCGGAATGGACGGATTCATCGCCCTCGCTACCATATACATCCCGCTCGACGGAATCAACGAGAAAGGAGTCTGCATAGCCGACCTGGTCGAAATCGACGGGGACATCACTCCGTTCGACACGGAAAAGCCTGACCTGACTATCGTGGGAGCTATCCGTCTGGTGCTCGATTATGCCGCTTCGGTAGACGAAGCGATCGACCTGATCGGGAAATATGATATCCATCCTTCGATCGGAACTTCTCACCATCTCGCCATTGCCGACGACTCCCGTTCCGTAGTTGTCGAATGGAAGGGCGGCGAAATGCATGTCACCGACACTCCTGTAGTGACCAACCACTGCATCTGGGAAGTCCGCGAGAATCCTGAGACTGTCAACTCGTATGAGCGTCTCGCCAAGCTCGCCGGGTACAGCCCGAAGACCTACGAGGAATCCCTCGGGGCCATAAGCTCCGTCTCATATGAGGGCTGGACCCTCTGGTCTGTCATCTACGACCGCAGTGAGCTCGCCG
- a CDS encoding L-ribulose 5-phosphate 4-epimerase: MLEQLKEKVCKANLDLVKHGLVIFTWGNVSAIDRESGLVVIKPSGVSYDNMKPSDMVVVDLDGNIVEGDLRPSSDTPTHLVLYKAFREIGGVVHTHSTYATAWAQAGKDIPNIGTTHADYFHDAIPCTADMTKEEVQGAYELETGNVIVKRFEDINPVHTPGVLVKNHGPFSWGKDADEAVHNAVVMEQVAKMAFIAFSVNPELTMNPLLVEKHFSRKHGPDAYYGQKKK; encoded by the coding sequence ATGTTAGAACAGCTTAAGGAAAAAGTCTGCAAGGCTAATCTGGATCTCGTAAAGCACGGTCTGGTCATATTTACCTGGGGTAACGTCTCTGCCATCGACAGGGAATCCGGCCTGGTGGTGATCAAGCCGAGCGGAGTAAGCTATGACAATATGAAGCCAAGCGACATGGTGGTGGTCGATCTCGACGGCAATATCGTCGAGGGAGACCTCCGCCCTTCGTCCGACACCCCTACCCACCTTGTGCTCTACAAGGCCTTCAGGGAGATCGGAGGCGTCGTCCATACGCACTCCACCTACGCGACCGCCTGGGCCCAGGCCGGCAAGGATATCCCGAACATCGGGACAACCCATGCCGACTACTTCCATGATGCGATTCCATGCACCGCCGACATGACCAAGGAGGAAGTGCAGGGCGCATACGAACTGGAGACAGGCAACGTCATTGTCAAGAGATTCGAAGACATCAATCCGGTGCATACTCCGGGAGTGCTTGTCAAGAACCATGGTCCTTTCTCATGGGGCAAGGACGCCGACGAGGCCGTCCACAACGCCGTAGTCATGGAACAGGTCGCAAAGATGGCCTTCATAGCCTTCAGTGTCAATCCGGAGCTGACCATGAATCCTCTTCTCGTGGAAAAGCATTTCTCGAGGAAACATGGTCCTGACGCATATTATGGACAAAAAAAGAAATAA
- a CDS encoding ADP-ribose pyrophosphatase YjhB, NUDIX family yields MDYYVSNPRFYVAVDCIIFGFRKDSLKLLLLKRNFEPAMGKWSLMGGFVQEGESVHMAAVRVLRELTGLDNVFLDQVHAYGETERDPGSRVISVSYYALINISEYDEQLVKEHNAFWVDIHELPELIFDHGQMVTNALKKLRQKAAIRPIGLNLLPDEFSLTQLQSLYEAIYDEKLDKRNFRKKIASLSAIRKTGNIDKTTSKKGAALYCFDKTEYSEADRFDIIDYE; encoded by the coding sequence ATGGACTATTACGTTTCTAATCCCCGATTCTATGTAGCCGTAGACTGTATCATCTTCGGATTCCGGAAGGACAGTCTGAAACTTCTGCTCCTCAAGAGGAACTTCGAGCCGGCAATGGGCAAATGGTCCCTGATGGGCGGATTCGTCCAGGAAGGTGAAAGCGTGCACATGGCCGCAGTTCGGGTGCTCAGAGAGCTGACAGGACTCGACAACGTTTTTCTGGACCAGGTCCATGCCTACGGAGAAACCGAAAGAGACCCCGGTTCCAGAGTAATCTCTGTATCCTACTATGCCCTGATCAACATCAGCGAATACGACGAGCAGCTCGTCAAGGAGCATAATGCATTCTGGGTCGATATCCATGAGCTTCCGGAGCTGATATTCGACCACGGCCAGATGGTTACCAACGCCCTGAAGAAACTGCGCCAGAAGGCGGCGATAAGGCCTATAGGCCTCAATCTTCTTCCGGACGAATTCTCCCTCACCCAGCTCCAGAGCCTGTACGAGGCAATCTACGACGAGAAGCTGGACAAGCGCAATTTCCGCAAGAAGATTGCATCGCTCAGCGCGATCCGCAAGACCGGAAACATCGACAAGACGACTTCGAAGAAGGGCGCAGCTCTCTACTGCTTCGACAAGACGGAGTACAGCGAGGCCGACAGATTCGATATAATCGATTATGAATAG
- a CDS encoding pyruvate-ferredoxin/flavodoxin oxidoreductase, translated as MAKKFITCDGNTAVATIAYLFSEHAAIYPITPSSPMAENIDEWAAHGKKNLWGETVKVTELQSEAGASGTVHGSLQAGALTTTYTASQGLLLMIPNMYKIAGEMLPAVFHVSARALASHALSIFGDHQDVMACRQTGFAMLASGSVQEAHDLAAVAHLSAIKSSIPFLHFFDGFRTSHEIQKIEALDEDDLRKMVSTKSLAKFRARALSPDAPVTRGTAQNGDVYFQALESRNKFYSEIPDIVARYMGEISELTGREYRPFTYYGDPKAENIIIAMGSVTETIKETIDYLEAQGRKVGLITCHLYRPFAEKYFLKVLPESVKRIAVLDRTKEPGSLGEPLYLDVKALFQGRENSPLVIGGRYGLSSKDTTPAQIIAVYDNLDLKEPKTDFTIGIVDDVTFKSLPLKEEISIVKEGTTECKFYGLGSDGTVGANKNTIKIIGTHTDLYSQAYFDYDSKKSGGYTCSHLRFGKLPIKAPYLVSTPDFVACHVPSYLSKYDVLKGIKNGGTLLLNSLWDEEETLKRIPDHVKAVIGKKNINLYIINATKIAAEIGLGGRTNTILQSAFFKITGIIPYDDAVKYMKDAIVKSYGKKGENVVNMNYAAVDRGGEYTKVEIPADWKNITAKFENPNKDRFAPEFVKKIADVVNAQAGDTLPVSAFEPYCDGTMPSGTSAYEKRGVAVMVPSWKEENCIQCNTCAFVCPHAAIRPFLLTEEEAKSAPEGLKMKQGLAVLKEYKFALSTSVADCTGCGNCVDVCPAKEKALVMVPYEGQEAEQENYNWLNTKIGYKENVINKAANVKNAQFAQPLFEFSGACAGCGETPYIKNITQLFGDHMMIANATGCSSIYGASFPASPYCTNSQGHGPAWQNSLFEDNAEFGLGMKLGSDRARETVARLMTEGLQCECCSEAIKALFAKWLDNRNDAAITREVADALVPLMEECKCDICSELLIYRHFIPSRSQWIFGGDGWAYDIGFGGLDHVLASGENVNVLVLDTEVYSNTGGQSSKSTPAGAIAKFAASGKKVRKKDLGMIAMSYGYVYVAQVAMGASPVQYLNAIKEAEAYDGPSLIIAYAPCINHGLKAGMGLSQKEEKLAVECGYWHLYRYNPTLEGTDKNPFSLDSKEPDWTKFQDFLKGEVRFASLSKLFPEHAQELLEKTEEFAKVRYNTYAKLAGK; from the coding sequence ATGGCTAAAAAATTCATTACCTGTGACGGTAATACTGCGGTTGCCACCATCGCTTATCTGTTCAGCGAGCACGCAGCTATCTACCCGATCACTCCATCATCGCCGATGGCTGAAAACATCGACGAGTGGGCAGCCCACGGCAAAAAGAACCTCTGGGGCGAGACTGTGAAAGTCACCGAGCTTCAGAGTGAAGCCGGCGCATCCGGAACTGTCCACGGATCACTCCAGGCCGGAGCTCTTACCACTACCTATACAGCATCCCAGGGTCTTCTTCTGATGATCCCAAATATGTATAAGATCGCAGGTGAAATGCTCCCTGCAGTCTTCCATGTTTCAGCCCGCGCTCTCGCAAGCCACGCCCTCTCCATCTTCGGAGACCACCAGGACGTAATGGCCTGCCGTCAGACCGGTTTCGCGATGCTGGCATCAGGTTCTGTACAGGAGGCTCATGACCTCGCAGCAGTGGCTCACCTCTCTGCGATCAAGTCAAGCATTCCGTTCCTCCACTTCTTCGACGGATTCCGTACATCCCACGAGATCCAGAAGATCGAGGCACTCGACGAGGACGATCTCCGCAAGATGGTAAGCACCAAGAGTCTTGCCAAGTTCCGCGCCCGCGCCCTTTCACCGGATGCTCCTGTAACCCGCGGTACAGCCCAGAACGGAGACGTTTACTTCCAGGCTCTCGAGTCAAGGAACAAGTTCTACAGCGAGATTCCTGACATCGTTGCCCGCTACATGGGCGAGATCAGCGAACTCACCGGAAGAGAGTACCGTCCGTTCACATACTACGGCGACCCTAAGGCCGAGAACATCATCATCGCCATGGGTTCCGTAACCGAGACAATCAAGGAAACCATCGACTACCTCGAGGCACAGGGCCGCAAAGTCGGACTCATCACCTGCCACCTCTATCGTCCGTTCGCAGAGAAATACTTCCTCAAAGTGCTTCCTGAGAGCGTCAAGAGGATCGCAGTCCTCGACAGGACAAAAGAGCCTGGTTCTCTCGGAGAGCCTCTCTACCTCGATGTCAAGGCACTCTTCCAGGGCCGCGAGAACAGCCCGCTCGTAATCGGCGGACGCTACGGTCTCTCATCTAAGGATACCACTCCTGCCCAGATCATCGCAGTTTACGACAACCTCGACCTCAAGGAGCCTAAGACCGACTTCACAATCGGCATCGTCGATGACGTAACCTTCAAGTCTCTCCCGCTCAAGGAAGAGATCTCCATCGTGAAGGAAGGCACCACCGAGTGCAAGTTCTATGGCCTCGGATCTGACGGTACCGTCGGCGCCAACAAGAACACCATCAAGATCATCGGTACCCATACCGACCTTTACAGCCAGGCATACTTCGACTATGACTCAAAGAAGTCAGGCGGTTACACCTGCTCTCACCTCCGTTTCGGTAAGCTTCCTATCAAGGCTCCTTACCTCGTATCCACCCCGGACTTCGTCGCTTGCCACGTACCTTCTTACCTCAGCAAGTATGACGTCCTCAAGGGCATCAAGAACGGCGGTACCCTCCTCCTCAACAGCCTCTGGGACGAGGAAGAGACCCTCAAGAGAATTCCTGACCACGTAAAGGCAGTCATCGGAAAGAAGAACATCAACCTCTATATCATCAACGCCACCAAGATCGCCGCTGAAATCGGCCTCGGCGGAAGGACCAACACCATCCTCCAGAGCGCCTTCTTCAAGATCACCGGCATCATTCCTTACGACGACGCTGTCAAGTACATGAAAGACGCCATCGTGAAGAGCTACGGCAAGAAGGGTGAGAACGTCGTGAACATGAACTACGCAGCCGTTGACCGCGGTGGCGAGTACACCAAGGTTGAGATTCCTGCAGACTGGAAGAACATCACCGCGAAATTCGAGAATCCTAACAAGGACCGCTTCGCTCCTGAGTTCGTCAAGAAGATCGCTGACGTTGTCAACGCCCAGGCTGGTGACACCCTCCCTGTAAGCGCATTCGAGCCTTACTGCGACGGTACAATGCCTTCAGGCACCTCAGCATATGAAAAACGTGGCGTAGCCGTAATGGTTCCTTCATGGAAGGAAGAGAACTGTATCCAGTGTAACACCTGTGCATTCGTCTGCCCTCACGCTGCAATCCGTCCGTTCCTCCTCACCGAGGAAGAGGCTAAGTCAGCTCCGGAAGGCCTCAAGATGAAACAGGGTCTTGCAGTACTCAAAGAGTACAAGTTCGCTCTCTCTACTTCAGTCGCTGACTGTACCGGTTGCGGCAACTGCGTTGACGTATGTCCTGCCAAGGAGAAAGCCCTTGTCATGGTTCCTTACGAAGGCCAGGAGGCAGAGCAGGAGAACTACAACTGGCTCAACACCAAGATCGGATACAAAGAGAACGTCATCAACAAGGCAGCCAATGTCAAGAACGCACAGTTCGCACAGCCTCTGTTCGAGTTCTCAGGCGCCTGCGCAGGTTGCGGCGAGACTCCGTACATCAAGAACATCACCCAGCTCTTCGGTGACCACATGATGATCGCCAACGCTACCGGCTGTTCTTCAATCTACGGCGCATCATTCCCTGCATCACCTTACTGCACCAACAGCCAGGGTCACGGTCCTGCATGGCAGAACTCCCTCTTCGAGGACAACGCAGAGTTCGGTCTCGGTATGAAGCTCGGTTCAGACCGCGCCCGCGAGACAGTCGCCAGGCTCATGACAGAAGGTCTCCAGTGCGAGTGCTGCTCTGAGGCTATCAAGGCTCTCTTCGCAAAGTGGCTTGACAACAGAAATGATGCAGCCATTACCCGCGAGGTAGCTGACGCCCTCGTTCCTCTCATGGAAGAGTGCAAGTGCGACATCTGCAGCGAGCTCCTTATCTACAGGCACTTCATCCCATCCCGCAGCCAGTGGATCTTCGGTGGTGACGGTTGGGCATACGATATCGGCTTCGGCGGTCTCGACCACGTACTCGCATCCGGCGAGAATGTGAACGTCCTCGTACTCGATACCGAGGTTTACTCCAACACCGGTGGCCAGAGCTCCAAGTCTACCCCTGCAGGCGCAATCGCCAAGTTTGCCGCTTCAGGTAAGAAGGTCCGCAAGAAAGACCTCGGTATGATCGCTATGAGCTACGGTTATGTATATGTAGCACAGGTAGCAATGGGTGCAAGCCCAGTCCAGTACCTCAACGCCATCAAGGAGGCTGAGGCATACGACGGACCGTCACTCATCATCGCCTACGCTCCATGTATCAACCACGGTCTGAAGGCCGGCATGGGTCTCAGCCAGAAGGAGGAGAAACTTGCAGTCGAGTGCGGTTACTGGCACCTCTACAGGTACAACCCTACTCTCGAAGGAACAGACAAGAATCCGTTCTCTCTCGACAGCAAGGAGCCTGACTGGACCAAGTTCCAGGACTTCCTCAAGGGTGAGGTCCGTTTCGCATCCCTCAGCAAGCTCTTCCCTGAGCACGCTCAGGAGCTTCTAGAGAAGACCGAAGAGTTCGCAAAGGTACGTTACAACACCTACGCTAAACTTGCAGGCAAGTAA
- a CDS encoding aldose 1-epimerase — translation MNTLIKTLFCVTAAAISLTSCAQKEKTTKSGLNPEDFVAEYNEAPTALYTLTNKNGMEVCITNFGGRIVSIMVPDKDGNLKDVVLGFPTVKDYFPQNHLSDFGASIGRYANRIGQGKFTLDGVEYQLPRNNFMHCLHGGPTGWQYQVYETVEADKHHVKLMRVSPDGDNNFPGTVTAYTTYTLTEDNSIEISYEATTDAPTIINMTNHSYFNLSGDPAAYDVIDDVLYINASAITPIDRTCMTSGEIVPVEGTPFDFRTPKAIGKDIAADDVQIRNGNGYDHNWVLSNNGSMDIAAAEVYSPVTGIVLTVYTDEPGLQVYTGNFLDGSAIGKNGVSYKFRSGICLESQKYPDTPNKPEWPSAVLRPGETYTSHCTYSFSTR, via the coding sequence ATGAACACATTAATCAAAACACTTTTCTGCGTAACCGCAGCTGCGATATCTCTCACAAGCTGCGCCCAGAAAGAAAAGACCACAAAATCGGGCCTCAACCCGGAAGATTTCGTTGCTGAGTATAACGAAGCTCCTACCGCTCTCTATACTCTCACGAACAAGAACGGGATGGAGGTCTGCATCACCAACTTCGGAGGAAGAATCGTGTCCATCATGGTTCCGGACAAGGACGGCAACCTCAAGGACGTAGTCCTGGGTTTCCCTACTGTAAAGGACTACTTCCCGCAGAACCATCTTTCCGATTTCGGAGCATCGATCGGCCGCTATGCCAACCGTATCGGTCAGGGAAAATTCACTCTCGACGGTGTAGAGTACCAGCTCCCGAGAAACAACTTCATGCACTGTCTCCATGGCGGCCCTACAGGCTGGCAGTATCAGGTCTATGAGACCGTGGAAGCCGACAAGCACCATGTAAAACTCATGCGTGTTTCTCCTGACGGTGACAACAATTTCCCTGGAACTGTAACGGCCTACACGACCTACACCCTTACCGAGGACAACAGCATCGAGATCAGCTACGAGGCCACCACGGACGCCCCTACGATCATCAACATGACCAACCACTCCTACTTCAACCTCTCAGGAGATCCGGCAGCCTATGATGTGATCGACGACGTCCTCTACATCAACGCCTCAGCAATCACCCCTATCGACAGGACCTGCATGACCTCAGGCGAAATAGTTCCGGTCGAGGGCACCCCGTTCGACTTCAGGACTCCGAAGGCAATCGGCAAGGACATCGCCGCAGACGACGTCCAGATCCGCAACGGCAACGGTTATGACCATAACTGGGTCCTCAGCAACAACGGCAGCATGGATATAGCTGCAGCAGAGGTCTACAGCCCAGTGACCGGCATCGTACTCACAGTCTATACAGACGAGCCGGGACTTCAGGTGTACACTGGAAACTTCCTTGACGGAAGCGCTATCGGCAAGAACGGAGTTTCATACAAGTTCCGCAGCGGTATCTGCCTCGAAAGCCAGAAATATCCTGACACCCCTAACAAGCCAGAGTGGCCTTCAGCTGTCCTCCGCCCTGGAGAGACCTACACCAGCCACTGTACCTACTCATTCTCGACAAGATAA
- a CDS encoding solute:Na+ symporter, SSS family — protein MNLIQAIHNSGFATVDMLILVFYLILLVTLGLYLGRGKKGQQKSANDYFLAGNTLTWWAVGASLIAANISAEQFIGMSGTGYRDGIATAAYEIMAAVTLIVIGKFLLPVMLKQKIFTIPQFLRERYNDGVGLAFSVLWLFLYVFVNLTSVAWLGALAIEQILGLEGLALQIGGLTISIRMCIILFLFIVAGIYSIYGGLASVAWTDVMQVVFLVGGGLITAYFALKAAGNGAGAFAGLANVYTDLTSGEHLTDTHFHLVIQESHNASAFANVPGIAAIVGAVWLTNLGYWGFNQYIIQKGLAAKSVDEAQRGLIFAGFLKILIPFIVVLPGVCAYYMSIHPELFSHLQGQINVADDAYPWLVRNFAPTGIKGLSFAALTAAIISSLASMLNSTSTLFTMDIYKKYIKKDATDKSLVNMGRLVALCALIIAAIAVKPLLGGLDQAFQYIQEYSGFIYPGIITVFGLGLLWKRASAKAAVWTAIATIPLGVIFKITLPDVAFQLRAGYIFIILFAMFVIITLIDKKFESCELPSEEDRKSMLKWARILGGAGLFFIVAAAIVTIFNPIPYLNDIGFQAFYFFGVLVGSSAVWLWSNANDKKKDAKALPIDLKLFHTSKGYAYGALGICVITCIIYVLLW, from the coding sequence ATGAACTTGATACAAGCAATCCACAATTCCGGTTTCGCAACCGTGGATATGCTCATCCTGGTGTTCTACCTGATTCTCCTCGTGACCCTCGGTCTATACCTGGGAAGAGGAAAGAAAGGACAGCAGAAGAGCGCTAACGACTACTTCCTCGCCGGCAACACCCTTACCTGGTGGGCAGTAGGTGCATCTCTGATCGCGGCCAACATCTCGGCCGAACAGTTTATCGGCATGTCCGGAACGGGCTACCGCGACGGTATAGCTACTGCAGCCTATGAGATCATGGCAGCAGTAACTCTCATCGTTATCGGCAAGTTCCTGCTCCCTGTCATGCTCAAGCAGAAGATCTTCACGATCCCGCAGTTCCTCCGCGAACGCTACAATGACGGAGTCGGCCTCGCATTCTCAGTGCTCTGGCTCTTCCTCTATGTATTCGTGAACCTCACTTCAGTAGCCTGGCTCGGAGCCCTCGCCATCGAGCAGATCCTTGGTCTTGAAGGACTCGCCCTGCAGATAGGAGGACTTACGATATCGATCAGGATGTGCATAATCCTCTTCCTGTTCATCGTGGCGGGTATTTATTCTATCTACGGAGGTCTTGCATCTGTGGCCTGGACTGACGTCATGCAGGTAGTCTTCCTCGTAGGCGGCGGTCTCATCACCGCATACTTCGCCCTCAAGGCTGCCGGCAACGGCGCAGGCGCGTTCGCAGGTCTCGCCAACGTCTATACCGACCTCACAAGCGGAGAGCATCTCACAGATACCCACTTCCACCTAGTTATCCAGGAAAGCCACAACGCCAGCGCGTTCGCAAACGTTCCCGGCATCGCCGCTATCGTGGGCGCCGTATGGCTTACGAATCTCGGCTACTGGGGCTTCAACCAGTACATCATCCAGAAGGGACTTGCAGCCAAGAGCGTAGACGAGGCCCAGAGAGGTCTTATCTTCGCCGGCTTCCTCAAGATACTCATCCCGTTCATCGTGGTGCTTCCTGGAGTCTGCGCATACTATATGTCCATACATCCGGAGCTCTTCTCCCATCTTCAGGGCCAGATCAACGTCGCCGATGATGCCTATCCATGGCTCGTCCGCAACTTCGCTCCTACCGGCATCAAGGGACTTTCGTTCGCGGCCCTTACCGCAGCGATCATCTCCTCCCTCGCTTCTATGCTGAACAGTACTTCAACCCTGTTCACGATGGATATCTACAAGAAATACATCAAGAAAGACGCTACCGACAAGTCTCTTGTCAACATGGGCCGTCTCGTGGCTCTCTGCGCCCTCATAATAGCAGCCATCGCTGTCAAGCCTCTCCTCGGAGGACTCGACCAGGCATTCCAGTATATCCAGGAATACTCCGGCTTCATCTATCCTGGCATCATCACAGTCTTCGGACTCGGCCTTCTCTGGAAGAGAGCTTCCGCTAAGGCTGCAGTATGGACAGCTATCGCGACTATCCCTCTCGGCGTGATCTTCAAGATCACCCTTCCTGATGTCGCCTTCCAGCTCCGCGCCGGATATATCTTCATCATCCTCTTCGCGATGTTCGTGATCATCACCCTGATCGACAAGAAATTCGAGTCATGCGAACTTCCTTCTGAAGAGGACCGCAAATCCATGCTCAAATGGGCAAGGATCCTCGGCGGCGCCGGTCTCTTCTTCATCGTGGCAGCAGCCATCGTGACTATCTTCAATCCGATCCCTTATCTCAACGACATAGGTTTCCAGGCATTCTATTTCTTCGGCGTTCTCGTCGGCTCATCGGCAGTATGGCTCTGGTCCAACGCCAACGACAAGAAGAAAGACGCAAAGGCCCTCCCTATCGACCTCAAGCTCTTCCATACCAGCAAGGGCTATGCATACGGAGCTCTCGGCATCTGCGTAATCACCTGTATCATCTATGTACTTTTATGGTAA
- a CDS encoding [Acyl-carrier-protein] S-malonyltransferase has product MKKAYVFPGQGSQFPGMAKDLYENQPKAKEMLEKANEILGFRITDIMFEGTADDLKATKVTQPAIFLHSTVLAACYDGFKPDMTAGHSLGEFSALVAAGAISFEDGLRLVSIRANAMQKCCEANPGGMAAIIGMTNEAVEEVCKSVDGLVIPANYNSDGQVVISGEKAAVEAACEKAKEAGAKRALPLPVSGAFHSPLMEPARKELAEAIEKTKFSTPICPVYQNVTAKAETAPETIKANLLAQLTSPVRWTQSVKSMVADGADYFMEIGPGNVLQGLIKRTAGTEVTIEGIATL; this is encoded by the coding sequence ATGAAGAAAGCATACGTATTCCCTGGACAGGGATCCCAATTTCCAGGTATGGCGAAGGACCTGTACGAAAACCAACCCAAAGCCAAAGAAATGCTTGAAAAAGCAAACGAGATACTCGGTTTCAGAATCACTGACATAATGTTCGAAGGAACAGCCGACGATCTCAAAGCAACCAAGGTAACACAACCAGCTATCTTCCTGCACTCCACAGTACTGGCAGCATGCTACGACGGCTTCAAGCCTGACATGACAGCCGGCCACTCTCTCGGAGAATTCTCTGCACTCGTCGCAGCCGGAGCGATAAGCTTCGAAGACGGACTCCGTCTCGTATCCATACGTGCCAACGCCATGCAGAAATGCTGCGAGGCTAATCCTGGCGGAATGGCAGCAATCATCGGAATGACCAACGAAGCTGTAGAGGAAGTCTGCAAAAGCGTCGACGGTCTCGTCATCCCGGCCAACTACAACAGCGACGGCCAGGTAGTGATCTCCGGCGAGAAAGCAGCCGTAGAGGCAGCCTGCGAAAAGGCAAAAGAGGCCGGAGCAAAGAGAGCCCTTCCTCTTCCTGTAAGCGGAGCCTTCCACTCCCCTCTCATGGAACCTGCACGTAAGGAGCTCGCCGAGGCTATTGAAAAGACAAAATTCAGCACCCCTATATGCCCGGTCTACCAGAACGTGACTGCAAAGGCAGAGACCGCCCCTGAGACAATCAAGGCCAACCTCCTCGCCCAGCTCACCTCTCCGGTAAGATGGACCCAGTCTGTCAAGAGCATGGTTGCAGACGGCGCGGACTACTTCATGGAAATCGGCCCGGGCAATGTACTCCAGGGCCTCATCAAGAGGACTGCCGGCACGGAGGTGACAATCGAAGGTATCGCAACATTATAA